TGAAAATGATCAAAATACCTTTCGGCATCAGACACCAACGACCGTCCTTTTTTCTTAAACGATACAGCCAATGCTTCGCGCGCCAGAATCAACAATTCGCACCTTTCCCTGGCTGTCCAACGAGTCTCATTGGGCACATATTCCATGCCCTTCAGGTCATAATAACAATCGCATTTAGAACGATTCGCTTTCAACATTTTGCCATGGCGGAAGACAACGAAGGCTCGCCCACCTAAACGGACATATCTACCCGCTTTTAAATACCCGTTATCCGACGAAGGGACGACTATCACATTCGCTTCACCGGCTCCTTCAACTCGGCCAATCCATTGACGTATGCAATCATCAACCGCTTGATCCCCAGCCTCTTCCACTTCAACGCCTACCAGCTTAATTCCAAGACTTAAGGCGGTCTGTTCAAGTTTCTTATTCGGTTCACCTTCAGGCCAAAAGGCATAGGCTATGACCTTATCTCCAAGCCCCATTGCCTTTGCTATGATTCCTTCGAAGGATGCCACTGATTGTGCATCGAAAAATACTGCAACGATTAGGCGCAGCCCCAGCAGAGTCTTGTTGAGACGATATTTAAACATTATATCCTCTCCTTACCTTGCTGAGTGAAAGACTTACGAGGACGGCCTTTTGTTCTGGCACTACCTTTTCCAAGCTCGGCTGCTTCAGTCTCCTTCATGGCAATAAATTTTTCAATCGTATCAATACTCCACGCCAACCTTCTCCCCAAATAAATGGGTCTCGGTACGGCTTGAAAGTTCTTGCGTTG
The genomic region above belongs to uncultured Pseudodesulfovibrio sp. and contains:
- a CDS encoding transcriptional regulator, translating into MKKRIVFIKELSEILGDVSVSSIRSHLQRKNFQAVPRPIYLGRRLAWSIDTIEKFIAMKETEAAELGKGSARTKGRPRKSFTQQGKERI